The Saccopteryx leptura isolate mSacLep1 chromosome 2, mSacLep1_pri_phased_curated, whole genome shotgun sequence genome has a window encoding:
- the LOC136391602 gene encoding asialoglycoprotein receptor 2-like isoform X1, producing the protein MAKDFQDIQHLDSEENDHPLGRGEGPGARGYNPRREDAFWKGTPPSQPRPQQSLCSRLWLSLLVLGFNILLLMAICVIGSQRTQMQVEFWTLKEAFSNFSSSTLMEIRALGSHGGSIGDSVTSLEARLEKQEQDLKEDHATLLFHLKHFPADLRILACQMAFLRSNGTECCPINWLEHEGRCYWFSRSGLTWPEAEKYCQLENAHLVVINSREEQKFIIQHTRPFKAWIGLTETDGSWKWVDGTDYRNSYKNWAATQPDNWQGHEEGGSEDCAEVQVDGRWNDNFCQQVQRWACEMSRNITT; encoded by the exons ATGGCCAAGGACTTTCAAGACATCCAGCACCTAGACTCGGAGGAAAATGACCACCCGCTCGGTAGGGGTGAGGGGCCAGGAGCCCGTGGGTACAATCCCAGGAGAGAAGACGCATTTTGGAAAG GGACGCCTCCTTCCCAGCCCCGTCCCCAGCAGAGTCTCTGCTCCAGGCTCTGGCTCAGTCTTCTGGTCCTGGGCTTCAACATCCTGCTGCTGATGGCCATCTGTGTGATTGGGTCCCAAA GAACACAGATGCAAGTGGAGTTTTGGACCCTAAAAGAAGCTTTCAGCaacttctcctccagcacccTGATGGAGATCCGGGCTCTCGGCTCCCATG gagGCAGCATAGGTGACAGCGTGACATCTCTGGAAGCCAGGCTGGAgaaacaggagcaggacctgaaAGAAG ATCATGCCACCTTGCTCTTCCACCTGAAGCACTTCCCAGCTGATCTGCGCATCCTGGCTTGTCAGATGGCCTTCCTGCGAAGCAATG gcacaGAATGCTGCCCCATTAACTGGCTGGAGCATGAAGGCCGCTGCTACTGGTTCTCTCGCTCTGGACTGACCTGGCCTGAGGCTGAGAAGTACTGCCAGCTGGAGAACGCGCATCTGGTCGTCATCAACTCCAGAGAGGAGCAG AAATTCATTATTCAACACACACGCCCCTTTAAAGCCTGGATAGGTCTCACTGAAACCGATGGTTCCTGGAAATGGGTGGATGGCACAGACTATAGGAATAGCTACAA GAACTGGGCTGCCACTCAGCCAGATAACTGGCAGGGCCACGAGGAAGGTGGAAGCGAAGACTGTGCCGAAGTCCAGGTGGACGGCCGCTGGAACGACAATTTCTGCCAGCAGGTGCAACGCTGGGCGTGTGAGATGAGTCGGAACATCACCACCTAG
- the LOC136391602 gene encoding asialoglycoprotein receptor 2-like isoform X2, producing the protein MAKDFQDIQHLDSEENDHPLGTPPSQPRPQQSLCSRLWLSLLVLGFNILLLMAICVIGSQRTQMQVEFWTLKEAFSNFSSSTLMEIRALGSHGGSIGDSVTSLEARLEKQEQDLKEDHATLLFHLKHFPADLRILACQMAFLRSNGTECCPINWLEHEGRCYWFSRSGLTWPEAEKYCQLENAHLVVINSREEQKFIIQHTRPFKAWIGLTETDGSWKWVDGTDYRNSYKNWAATQPDNWQGHEEGGSEDCAEVQVDGRWNDNFCQQVQRWACEMSRNITT; encoded by the exons ATGGCCAAGGACTTTCAAGACATCCAGCACCTAGACTCGGAGGAAAATGACCACCCGCTCG GGACGCCTCCTTCCCAGCCCCGTCCCCAGCAGAGTCTCTGCTCCAGGCTCTGGCTCAGTCTTCTGGTCCTGGGCTTCAACATCCTGCTGCTGATGGCCATCTGTGTGATTGGGTCCCAAA GAACACAGATGCAAGTGGAGTTTTGGACCCTAAAAGAAGCTTTCAGCaacttctcctccagcacccTGATGGAGATCCGGGCTCTCGGCTCCCATG gagGCAGCATAGGTGACAGCGTGACATCTCTGGAAGCCAGGCTGGAgaaacaggagcaggacctgaaAGAAG ATCATGCCACCTTGCTCTTCCACCTGAAGCACTTCCCAGCTGATCTGCGCATCCTGGCTTGTCAGATGGCCTTCCTGCGAAGCAATG gcacaGAATGCTGCCCCATTAACTGGCTGGAGCATGAAGGCCGCTGCTACTGGTTCTCTCGCTCTGGACTGACCTGGCCTGAGGCTGAGAAGTACTGCCAGCTGGAGAACGCGCATCTGGTCGTCATCAACTCCAGAGAGGAGCAG AAATTCATTATTCAACACACACGCCCCTTTAAAGCCTGGATAGGTCTCACTGAAACCGATGGTTCCTGGAAATGGGTGGATGGCACAGACTATAGGAATAGCTACAA GAACTGGGCTGCCACTCAGCCAGATAACTGGCAGGGCCACGAGGAAGGTGGAAGCGAAGACTGTGCCGAAGTCCAGGTGGACGGCCGCTGGAACGACAATTTCTGCCAGCAGGTGCAACGCTGGGCGTGTGAGATGAGTCGGAACATCACCACCTAG